The Pectinophora gossypiella chromosome 15, ilPecGoss1.1, whole genome shotgun sequence genome has a window encoding:
- the LOC126373481 gene encoding uncharacterized protein LOC126373481: MDTRSTTRSKKCEEELATVAETTVKEHNTTFTQGKAAASPPRTICGSVKSKKSSVSSFHACKKRLELQAQAEKAKIRMELIDLKLQADLVELQEGYSPHEEDEVSVTSNVAEWLESSHEELKKARPTHDYGTTEGVSMLPSAPAPASAALAAQSTVPARPPPQPAAPPPPAAAPPPAALSADGTIHMLASALKDLATASTNNGHNATLLSRISTPKDLPEFAGDPMEWLQFKQAYDESTLLCNFSEKENLWRLRKCLRGAAKETVAALLISATSPATIMATLQLRYGNPDGIVSRLLQDIKKLQPMAQEYQRDIIPFSIKVQNFMEAVRALDRQEYLLGMNTVSLILSKLPAVLIAKWSDYSFPLIQEGTKPRLIILSEFLSNEALKISTTASIHFTSATSSHRPHVAHVLHTEHDTKCHFCRTATHNLTACKKFARSLRKVRWQYVKHNGICYKCLNSRHSRETCPAPACDQDSCGQAHHRLLHYPVNNRRDESASVIVQSPPEPELPTQTVTNIDASECKVLLKVVPIRVHGPNGVIDTTALLDDGSTVSLLSSALAERAGLRGRRETMRVSGAWADTQMVCETTAVDVNLSSMDNKVHSIKARSIHELNLPIQNLSVVNCNSYQHLLDVKDYLCTSDTKPEMLIGQDNYHLLLPLEIKLGKPNEPSATLTPLGWCLHGRVSEPRPCEQCEHSLVIYTDTPRDEQMPQNDLGEVKLPFTSNSMVQSGKPRQNVDVKRAGRKRKGTSQLVSNGVARKFKLRGSQRTPHTWFSPHSHVGKTNKETRLVVDAPARVNGMCSNNNFLAGPDSLSSLYGNMLLYRENKIAATGDITIAV, from the coding sequence ATGGATACGCGGAGTACGACCAGAAGTAAGAAATGTGAGGAGGAGTTGGCGACGGTAGCGGAGACGACGGTAAAAGAACATAATACCACTTTTACCCAAGGAAAAGCTGCGGCTTCACCGCCGCGCACAATATGCGGCAGCGTGAAGTCCAAGAAATCGTCTGTAAGTTCTTTTCACGCATGTAAGAAACGACTAGAACTGCAGGCACAAGCTGAAAAAGCGAAAATCCGTATGGAACTTATCGATTTAAAGTTACAAGCCGATCTAGTGGAGCTACAAGAAGGATACAGTCCACACGAGGAGGATGAGGTAAGCGTTACGTCTAACGTTGCCGAATGGCTAGAGAGCAGTCACGAGGAGCTGAAAAAGGCTCGGCCCACCCACGATTATGGTACAACTGAGGGTGTGTCGATGCTACCGTCAGCGCCGGCACCAGCATCAGCGGCTCTCGCCGCACAGTCTACAGTGCCCGCGCGCCCGCCACCGCAGCCCGCggccccgccgccgcccgcggccgcgccgccgcccgccgcactATCAGCAGATGGTACGATACACATGCTTGCCAGCGCACTCAAGGACCTAGCAACTGCCTCTACCAACAATGGACATAACGCTACATTATTGAGCCGCATTAGTACGCCTAAGGACTTACCTGAGTTCGCCGGCGACCCGATGGAGTGGCTACAATTTAAACAAGCGTACGACGAGTCGACGCTCCTATGTAATTTCTCTGAGAAGGAGAACCTATGGAGATTACGGAAATGTCTACGGGGAGCTGCTAAGGAGACTGTCGCTGCACTTCTTATTAGCGCGACGTCACCAGCCACGATAATGGCTACACTACAGCTACGATATGGTAATCCCGATGGCATCGTATCTAGACTTCTACAGGATATAAAGAAGTTACAACCTATGGCACAAGAATATCAACGTGATATTATACCTTTTTCTATAAAGGTACAGAACTTCATGGAAGCAGTACGAGCACTCGACCGACAAGAATATCTGCTAGGTATGAACACAGTCTCTCTCATACTGTCTAAATTGCCTGCAGTGCTCATCGCAAAATGGTCTGACTACAGCTTTCCATTGATACAAGAAGGCACGAAACCTCGCCTTATTATTTTATCGGAGTTTCTGAGTAATGAAGCTTTAAAGATCTCCACTACAGCCTCCATTCATTTCACGAGCGCCACGTCATCACATCGACCACACGTCGCCCACGTGTTACACACGGAGCACGACACAAAGTGCCACTTTTGCCGCACAGCTACACACAATCTAACCGCATGTAAGAAGTTTGCAAGATCATTGCGTAAAGTGAGATGGCAATATGTGAAGCACAACGGCATATGCTACAAGTGTCTCAATTCTCGTCATAGTCGGGAGACCTGCCCAGCTCCGGCATGTGACCAGGACAGCTGTGGACAAGCACATCATCGTTTGCTGCACTACCCCGTGAACAATCGCCGGGACGAGTCTGCGAGTGTCATCGTGCAATCGCCGCCGGAACCAGAGCTACCTACACAGACTGTGACGAACATTGACGCGAGTGAGTGTAAAGTGCTATTAAAAGTTGTACCTATACGTGTACACGGACCTAATGGTGTGATCGATACTACCGCGTTACTAGACGACGGGTCGACTGTGTCGCTGCTGAGCAGCGCGCTGGCGGAGCGCGCCGGGCTGCGCGGCCGCCGCGAGACCATGCGGGTCAGCGGCGCCTGGGCCGACACTCAGATGGTGTGTGAGACAACAGCGGTGGATGTAAATCTATCGAGTATGGACAATAAGGTGCATAGTATTAAAGCGCGTTCTATACATGAGTTGAATTTGCCTATACAAAACTTGTCTGTTGTGAATTGTAACAGTTATCAACATTTACTTGATGTCAAAGACTATTTATGTACTTCTGATACGAAGCCCGAAATGTTGATAGGGCAGGATAATTATCATTTACTGTTACCTTTAGAGATTAAGTTAGGTAAACCAAACGAGCCGTCCGCTACACTCACCCCCCTAGGTTGGTGCCTGCACGGCCGTGTGTCCGAACCGCGTCCCTGCGAGCAGTGCGAGCACTCGCTCGTCATCTACACCGACACGCCGCGCGACGAGCAAATGCCACAGAACGACCTCGGCGAGGTAAAATTACCGTTTACCTCCAACTCTATGGTCCAATCAGGTAAGCCTCGGCAGAACGTTGACGTCAAGCGTGCGGGTCGTAAGCGGAAAGGCACCTCGCAGCTGGTGAGTAATGGTGTAGCACGTAAGTTCAAGCTAAGGGGCTCGCAGCGTACACCTCATACATGGTTCTCACCTCATAGTCACGTTGGAAAAACTAACAAGGAGACACGACTGGTCGTCGATGCCCCAGCCCGAGTAAACGGTATGTGTAGTAACAATAACTTTCTTGCTGGCCCCGACTCATTGTCATCACTATATGGTAACATGCTGCTCTACAGGGAAAACAAAATCGCAGCTACTGGTGACATTACGATCGCAGTTTAA